The Christiangramia forsetii KT0803 DNA segment CTAGCGTAAATTTTAAATTGTCGTTCACCTTGTAATAAGCATAAAGTTGATTTACAATATTTGTGGATGGCTGCGAAAGAAATACCACATCCTCTCCTCTTGGGCCAAATACCAGATCGGCTAAAAAGCCAACTTTATCATCCTCATATCCCAGAATAACATTAGCCATACCGATGGCAAATCCCGGGTCATTGGCAAATGATGAGGCAGGGGCTGCGGGTGTAAAAGACACTTCATCCCCTCCCACAATTTCTTCAGACTTATTTAGCCCGTTGAAATTGGTTCTGAAATAGGCATCAACGCTACCGCTTATTGTGAAATTAGGGGTTCCTTCCTCTTCTTCCTGAGCAATAAGTGTAGAAGTTGTGAGGGTGACCGTTAGTAAAATGATAAATTTCACTAATTTTGATGATGTAATTACTTTCATAATAAAATTGATTAATAATTTGATTTAGCTAATAGTTTAGTGACTCGGTTGATCTCTTATTGATCCTGAATTATAAAGTGATTATGTTATACGGAGCGTTTGGAGGAACGCTCCGTTTTTTGTTTAACCAAACTTAATTTTTAATGTTGATTTAGACCGAAATCAGGATAAGCATCCATACCATGTTCATGCATATCGAGACCTTCAGTTTCTTCTTTGGCTGACACCCTTATACCTATGGTTATTTTCAGTAAATAGAAAATAATAAAGGATCCAACTATGCATATGGCTGCGTAACAGGCAACTCCTATAAGCTGATTGATAAATTGATCAAAACCGGCAAGTTTTCCGAAGAGACCAACGGCTAAGGTTCCCCAAATTCCGCATATCAAATGAACCGCAACGGCCCCAACAGGATCGTCCAGTCTTATTTTATCTATAAGCGCTACCCCAAAAACAATAATTGCTCCTGCGATTGCTCCAATAAGAATGGCATCTGTTGGAGACATCTGGTCTGCTCCTGCGGTGATACCAACAAGTCCACCTAAAATTCCGTTTAGAAACATGGTGATATCGTAGTTTTTATACATTATTGTAGAGACAAGAAAAGAAGATACTCCACCGGAAGCAGCTGCAAGACAGGTTGTAACAAGCGTTAGGGAGGTTAATTCGGGATCTGCAGAAAGTACAGAGCCACCATTAAATCCAAACCATCCTAACCATAGGATTATTACACCCGCAGTTGCAAAAGGCATATTATGACCTGGAAAAGCTCCAATCTTTCCATCTTTAAATTTCCCGATCCTGGCACCTAATAGCCATATAGC contains these protein-coding regions:
- a CDS encoding ammonium transporter, encoding MEGLLTINNVWMMICTGLVFFMHLGFALLEIGLTRQKNTINILFKNLFIITMGLLLYCLLGFNLMYPGEFNGFIGFAGFGLSSPLVDGSLDLAYNEGYTYWTDFLFQGMFAATAATIVSGAVAERMKLNSFMIFVILYVGIVYPIAGSWKWGGGFLDEMGFYDFAGSTLVHSVGGWAALVAIWLLGARIGKFKDGKIGAFPGHNMPFATAGVIILWLGWFGFNGGSVLSADPELTSLTLVTTCLAAASGGVSSFLVSTIMYKNYDITMFLNGILGGLVGITAGADQMSPTDAILIGAIAGAIIVFGVALIDKIRLDDPVGAVAVHLICGIWGTLAVGLFGKLAGFDQFINQLIGVACYAAICIVGSFIIFYLLKITIGIRVSAKEETEGLDMHEHGMDAYPDFGLNQH